In a single window of the Thermoanaerobaculia bacterium genome:
- a CDS encoding argininosuccinate synthase, producing MKTSVRRAALAYSGGLDTSIIIPWLKENYGCEVVAVAVDVGQQEETRGLAEKARRTGAADFRLVDAREEFAREYLFPLLRSGAIYEREYLLGTAAARPLIALKQVEAALETGCDALAHGCTGKGNDQVRFELAYQALAPELSVIAPWREWSIGSREDAIEFAASRGIPVPVTRKDPYSRDRNLWHISHEGGRLEDPSWEPEPGIYRLTVAPEDAPGVPERVEIAFEEGFPVAVDGEALSPAALIERLNAVGGRHGVGRVDLVENRLVGIKSRGVYETPGGTILVAALRALESITLDRDSAHEKDRLAMRYAEIVYYGQWFSPLRESLDAFFESLAANVNGRVVVKLFKGSASVVSRASASSLYNPALASFDMAGYTPADAAGFIRLFGLPTRGRRRLAPIEVPEPRRAGGER from the coding sequence TCGGGAGGGCTCGACACCTCGATCATCATTCCCTGGCTCAAGGAGAACTACGGCTGCGAGGTCGTCGCGGTCGCCGTCGACGTCGGCCAGCAGGAGGAGACCCGCGGCCTCGCCGAGAAGGCGCGGCGCACGGGGGCCGCGGACTTCCGGCTCGTCGACGCGCGGGAGGAGTTCGCCCGCGAGTATCTCTTTCCGCTCCTCCGGTCGGGCGCGATCTACGAGCGCGAATACCTCCTCGGGACCGCGGCGGCCCGCCCGCTCATCGCGTTGAAGCAGGTCGAGGCCGCGCTCGAGACCGGGTGCGACGCGCTCGCTCACGGGTGCACCGGCAAGGGGAACGACCAGGTCCGCTTCGAGCTCGCCTACCAGGCGCTCGCTCCCGAGCTCTCGGTGATCGCACCCTGGCGAGAGTGGTCGATCGGATCGCGCGAGGACGCCATCGAGTTCGCGGCGTCGCGCGGGATCCCCGTCCCCGTCACCCGGAAGGACCCGTATTCCCGCGACCGGAACCTCTGGCACATCTCCCACGAAGGGGGCCGCCTGGAGGATCCGTCGTGGGAGCCGGAGCCCGGGATCTACCGTCTGACGGTCGCGCCGGAGGACGCTCCCGGAGTTCCCGAGCGGGTCGAGATCGCGTTCGAAGAGGGATTTCCGGTGGCGGTCGACGGCGAGGCCCTGTCTCCGGCCGCGCTGATCGAGCGGCTGAACGCGGTCGGGGGGCGGCACGGCGTCGGACGCGTCGACCTCGTCGAGAACCGGCTCGTGGGCATCAAGTCCCGCGGCGTCTACGAGACGCCGGGCGGGACGATCCTCGTCGCGGCGCTCCGGGCGCTGGAGTCGATCACGCTCGACCGCGACTCCGCGCACGAGAAGGACCGGCTCGCGATGCGCTACGCGGAAATCGTGTATTACGGCCAGTGGTTCTCGCCCCTGCGGGAGTCGCTCGACGCGTTCTTCGAGTCACTCGCCGCCAACGTCAACGGCCGCGTCGTGGTGAAGCTCTTCAAGGGATCGGCGTCGGTCGTGAGCCGGGCGTCGGCCTCTTCGCTCTACAACCCGGCTCTGGCGTCGTTCGACATGGCGGGCTACACCCCCGCCGACGCCGCGGGATTCATCCGGCTCTTCGGGCTCCCGACGCGCGGCCGGCGGCGACTCGCGCCGATCGAGGTCCCGGAGCCCCGGCGCGCCGGCGGAGAACGCTGA